In the genome of Aspergillus flavus chromosome 8, complete sequence, one region contains:
- a CDS encoding ankyrin repeat protein: MSLMSLPTELLSQMAEYVTSLQSLASLASVNHRLYAIFNPLLYRRDARSTHSLATDWAAKKGDMRVLKRALENGAEIAAKIQFLLSRGSDPNMRDSENLSVLSLAVIRGNLRIVKILLSAGANQFWHVDTENYPLQIAAYLGNKEIFDLLLHHDPQGLRETYHLWGSLESALQGRTHHLIRSLLECKINLNGFFAGSPYTPLSFAVESGDSDTVKPLLDNGANPSFPIKAVTRGHEAMVQLLIKGSDRVTRTRALSLSMEQVDSCISRILLAHGCAAEFEDRDYLDYPCYDRPGHDNSLIALIVRAINAGNVDMVRPLVKQRGASVNAW, from the exons ATGTCGCTAATGAGCCTCCCAACAGAATTGCTTAGCCAGATGGCAGAGTATGTTACATCGCTTCAATCATTAGCAAGTTTGGCTAGTGTAAATCACCGGCTTTATGCCATTTTCAACCCTCTCCTGTATCGGCGAGATGCGAGATCAACCCATAGTCTCGCTACTGATTGGGCCGCGAAAAAGGGAGACATGAGGGTTCTAAAGAGAGCTCTAGAAAATGGAGCCGAGATAGCC GCAAAAATACAGTTTTTGCTCTCAAGGGGCTCGGACCCAAATATGCGAGATTCGGAAAATTTATCTGTGCTATCGCTAGCTGTTATACGTGGGAATCTGCGAATAGTGAAAATCCTACTTTCTGCAGGTGCAAATCAGTTTTGGCACGTTGACACGGAGAATTATCCACTCCAGATTGCTGCCTACTTgggaaataaagaaatatttgaTTTGCTTCTCCATCATGACCCACAGGGACTACGAGAGACATATCATCTATGGGGGTCGCTCGAGAGTGCTTTACAGGGCCGAACTCACCACCTCATACGTTCATTATTGGAGtgtaaaattaatttaaacgGCTTTTTTGCTGGGAGTCCCTACACCCCTCTATCATTCGCAGTAGAATCTGGCGATTCCGACACCGTGAAACCTTTGTTGGATAACGGGGCGAATCCAAGCTTTCCCA TCAAAGCCGTTACAAGAGGCCATGAAGCAATGGTGCAACTTTTGATTAAAGGCTCAGACCGGGTCACGCGTACTCGTGCGTTATCTCTTAGCATGGAACAGGTCGATTCCTGTATCTCCAGAATTCTTCTAGCCCATGGATGCGCCGCCGAGTTTGAAGATAGAGACTATCTAGATTACCCGTGTTATGACAGACCGGGTCATGATAATAGTCTCATTGCGCTAATAGTTCGAGCCATCAATGCTGGAAATGTGGATATGGTGCGACCTTTGGTTAAGCAGAGAGGGGCCTCTGTTAATGCCTGGTAG